In Nocardia sp. NBC_00403, the DNA window GTTCGCTGGCCAGTCCGTCGATTGGCTCATCCAGTCCGGGAAGGCGATGCTGTCTGAGCTCGAGGACACTGATGAATTCGCTCTCCAGAACATCGAGCGGTTTAAGGCTGCGCTTGAGGGGGCGAAGACCCTCAGCGAGCAGCGTAATCACCTCGTTCATGGTGACTGGCGGTTAAAGTTCCTGGACGATTACGAGCCGCGGCCCCGGAGCAGTCCGGCCGATGATCGGGTCTTCTACGTCGCCCACAGCAGGTTGCGGCGTAACGACAGAGTGCGTCAGATAACGGTCGTCGATATCGAACTGCTCGCAGACCAGATGCGGGAGTTGGGCGAGGAGATCGAGGCAGCGACTCAGGAGGGCGCGCGTGTCCGCTACTCGTGGAACAACCTCCGCAATCGGCCGTCAGGGGAGTTTGTGGATTGGGACCCAGACGTGATGCTCGATGCCCTTGCTCGAAAGCACGGCGTCAATCCTCGTTCGAGTAGGTACGCGGAGCTGTATTCCGACGCTGAAGATCTCGAAGATCCAAGCGACGACGGTAAGGCCCCACGAACGATGCCGGCGGATTCGTGAGCGGGTTGCAGGAGAGCAAGTCGGGGACGGTGGACTACCCAGCACTGTCGGGTGAACGAAAACGCGGCCAGACTCGGACAGTCTGCGTGTTGCCACGTCGCTGAAGCGGATGCCAGAACACGCGATCAGGATCAAAAATGCGCTCCGGCGGCGCATAGCGCCGCTGGAGCGCATTTGATTCAGAAGAGGCGGATTTGGCAGTGTCGCTGTGGCGTACGTTGTTGATCCCTGGTGTGTGCGGGTGAGCAATCAAGATCATCGGGACGCGATACGACAGCAATGTATTTTGTTGTTATGGTCCCGGTTGACCAGCGTATTGCCAGGTCAGGACACTGTTTGGAGAGTTTGATCTCATAATCCATCGGTCGTGGGTTCGAGCCCCACCCGCCCCACAAACCCCCAGGTCAGCGAGCCAGGGGAGTGTGGAAGCATGCCTATTTGGGGCCAACTCTCTGTTTATTCTTCATTTTCGTTGGGGAGGGCGAAGGCGTCGAAGCGCTCGCGAGCGTCAGGTCCGACGTGAGTTCGCTGGATGTAGTGGCGACGCGTGATTGCCTCGGTGTTGCCAAGCTGAGCTGCGGCGATGGAGATGTCGGACTGGCTGCCGTCGGCGTCTTCGGCCAGCTGTGTGCCGACGGTCTTGCGGGCGGTGTGGGGGTTCTGCGGGATTTCGGTGAATCCGAGCCTTGTGAGGATCCGCTCGAGTTGCTTGCGCGCGTTGCGTGGATCTCGCAGGGTGCCGCGCGCCGATGGGAAGACCAAGTCCTCCGGGTCGTGCGCCACGCGGGCACGCCGAGCTGCCAGCTTCAGTACGGTCCAGTTGTGCAGGAATAGTCGTCGCTTGCCGTTGGGACCGCCTTTTGGATGAGGCTGGATGAACATTCCGCCACCGCGCAGCCGCACGACGGTGCCCTCGATCAGAACACTGGGTTTGGGGCCATCGAGGTCGAGATGCTTCCACTTGAGCGCCAGTGCTTCACCGATCCGGCCGCCGGTGCCGAGCAGGGTGTCCAGGAGGTCGGCTATTGCGGTCCGAACGGCTTGCTCGTCCTGACGCATTGCCGCGCGAATGCGGAGGACTTCGGTAGCCGACCACGCGACGACAGGCTTGTCATCCACAGTGATCGGTGCCAGCAGTTTGACGATATTCCCCGGTGCTGCCCCGTACCGGCTTGCGATGGTCCACATTCCGGATAGGCATGTCTTCGCCGGCTTCGCGGTGGGTTTTCCGATCCGTTCTCCGAGATCGTCGAGGAAGCCTTCCAAGATGGCGCTGGTGGCTTCGCCGATGGTGAGTTTGCCGAGTTCCGGCACGATGTGCAGATCGAGGATTTCGCCATACCGGCGCTTGGTATTCGACGATAGGTTCGATCGTTCGATTCTGGTTCGCCAGCGGTCGGCAAGCGCGCCGATGCGAGCTCCCGGGTCACCGCATCGAACGGATCCTCCGCGTGCTCGACCCCACCACCCGGAAGAGTCCAGCTGGTTTCGCCACTCGGTGGAACGTGGCAGGCGAGCAGAACCTGTCCCTGCTCGATGCATACGGCGTACGCCGCCAGTCTGAAACTCATCCCATAACCTCTACCGGACCTGTCCCGACCTCGTCCGCCTGAGGTGTGGGTGTGTACCGAGCGCATCTGTGTGCAGGCTCCGAATTCGTCTACCCAGCAGACAGTTCTAGGCGTGAGGTGGAATCCTGGCGTTGCTGGCATTCGGCGGGCGCGGACGTTCCGCCGACACCAAACGGTCCGAGATGACCTCGGGCCGTTGATCTTCGGATGTGGCGTCTGGCCGCTTCGAGACGCGCGAGTCGCGGCATGTGTGGGCATCGACGTGAACCGTTATCTCACTCTCGTAGCACCGCCTGGAACCGGCGGAACGCGTTGATGCGTCGCGAGACCCACGACTGGCCTGGTGGCGCGTGGATGTGCTCGGCGTGGATCGTCGCTATGCCGTCGTACCACCTGCGTAGGCGCAGCAGGGCTGCCTGGAACGTGCCGTCGTCGAGTGCGTGCCCGATCGTTCCGTCGCTAAATCGCTCGGCCCGTGTTATCGCGGTCAGCATTCGGCAGGTGTCGGCGACCGACGCGTCGGCCAGACCCTGGCCGCCTCGATATCGCCGGATACCGTCCCAATTCGTCCAATCGAACCTCACGATCGCGTCCGCTTCGTACAACGCGTGCTGGACGTGACCCACGGCGGCGCTGTAGACGGCGTAGGGCATGCACAGAGAACCGTCGGCGTTCTGGGTGCGGATTTCCCACGGGCTGCTCGGCGAGCAGCTCGTCCACCGCGGACCACAGCTGCTGCCAACGCTCGGGTGGTGAGATGAGCAGCTGTGCCTTGATATCGGAATCGCTCGGCTCCACGCCGGCACCCTACGTCATCGGAGAGACCGGGCACTGGTTCCTCGGCGACCGCATCGGCGCCACCGCACCCGGCGACGACACCTACACCATCCGCATCGACCGCGTCCGCGAACTCACCCTCGCCTGGGACCGCGACCAATTCCCCGAATGGCGCCCCATCATCGGCGACCCCACCAGCAACCGCGACCGAGGCCAACGCACCTTGGACGTGGTCTCCGAACTGGTCGCTGGCGTACATGAGCTCGGGGTACTGGCTTGACAGAATTCAGCCAGCCTGTCTTGGTAGTGCTTCTTCGGGGAAACCGGGGGATGGGGTCGGCGGAAGTGGAAGGCGAAACCACTGCTGACCAGGACAGGTGCATGCAACGGTGCCGCCAAAATTGTTCGTACACTATAGGATTCGTTGTCCTGCGATGGATGTGCATCTTACAATGCAGTGAGGCCGCCCAGGCGGTCCTGTAAGCACTCGTGTCAGGGGGTTCACGGTGTCACCGCGATCAGATCTGCGCTCGCTGTTCAGCCCGGGACGCGACGGCGTGGACGCGCAGGACGTTTTCGCCAATCGCCATGATGAGTGGCTGGCGACGACCGACAGTCTGCTGGCGCACTGGGCCGCGGTGCGAGCGCCGGGCTTCAGTGTGGAGGATTTCGCCACTCCGCGCCGCAATGTGCTCGTCTTCTACGGTGTGGGCGGCATCGGGAAAACCACTCTGTCCAAGCGGCTGGAAACGCACCTGACGACTGGTTCGGAGTCCGTGGGCTCGGAATGGGGGCCGGTACCTGCGGAGGTCGGCCGAGTGCTGCCGATCCGGATCGATCTGTCGCGGCAGGG includes these proteins:
- a CDS encoding Gp37-like protein, whose translation is MSSCALISESLGSTPAPYVIGETGHWFLGDRIGATAPGDDTYTIRIDRVRELTLAWDRDQFPEWRPIIGDPTSNRDRGQRTLDVVSELVAGVHELGVLA
- a CDS encoding tyrosine-type recombinase/integrase, giving the protein MPELGKLTIGEATSAILEGFLDDLGERIGKPTAKPAKTCLSGMWTIASRYGAAPGNIVKLLAPITVDDKPVVAWSATEVLRIRAAMRQDEQAVRTAIADLLDTLLGTGGRIGEALALKWKHLDLDGPKPSVLIEGTVVRLRGGGMFIQPHPKGGPNGKRRLFLHNWTVLKLAARRARVAHDPEDLVFPSARGTLRDPRNARKQLERILTRLGFTEIPQNPHTARKTVGTQLAEDADGSQSDISIAAAQLGNTEAITRRHYIQRTHVGPDARERFDAFALPNENEE
- a CDS encoding DUF6508 domain-containing protein, giving the protein MPYAVYSAAVGHVQHALYEADAIVRFDWTNWDGIRRYRGGQGLADASVADTCRMLTAITRAERFSDGTIGHALDDGTFQAALLRLRRWYDGIATIHAEHIHAPPGQSWVSRRINAFRRFQAVLRE